From a region of the Myroides sp. JBRI-B21084 genome:
- a CDS encoding CvfB family protein — protein MITIGTFNKLKIDRRTNVGLFLTDGNQDILLPKKYLPKVFELGDELDVFVYLDQEERPVATTLEPYIFLNEFALLKVNYVNNFGAFMDWGLEKDLFVPFREQARPMTEGKYYMIYMYLDEKTNRLVGSSKLNQFLNNDDITVSVGEEVDLIVSHITTAGINVIINEKHKGLMYENEVFEDFRTGDRIIGYIKNIRPDGKIDVSRNKIGFEKVSDTSLKILKELELSGGFLGLNDHSHPDEIKSVLGISKKAFKQTIGVLYKEKKIIIKENGIYKV, from the coding sequence ATGATAACTATAGGCACTTTTAATAAACTAAAAATTGATCGTAGAACTAACGTTGGTTTATTTTTAACCGATGGAAACCAAGATATTTTATTACCAAAAAAATACTTACCTAAAGTATTTGAATTAGGTGATGAGTTAGACGTTTTTGTTTACTTAGATCAAGAAGAAAGACCAGTTGCAACTACTTTAGAACCTTATATTTTTTTAAATGAATTTGCACTTTTAAAAGTAAATTATGTAAATAATTTTGGTGCTTTTATGGATTGGGGTTTAGAAAAAGATTTATTTGTTCCTTTTAGAGAGCAAGCTAGACCAATGACCGAAGGTAAATATTATATGATTTACATGTATCTTGATGAAAAAACCAATCGTTTAGTAGGTTCTTCAAAGTTAAATCAATTTTTAAATAATGATGACATTACCGTAAGCGTAGGAGAGGAGGTTGATTTAATTGTTTCGCACATTACAACTGCTGGTATAAATGTGATTATTAATGAAAAGCACAAAGGCTTAATGTACGAAAACGAAGTTTTTGAAGATTTTAGAACAGGTGACCGCATTATTGGATACATTAAAAATATTCGTCCTGATGGTAAAATTGATGTTTCTAGAAACAAAATAGGCTTTGAGAAAGTAAGCGATACATCTTTAAAAATTTTAAAAGAACTTGAATTAAGTGGTGGCTTTTTAGGATTAAACGATCACAGCCATCCAGATGAAATTAAAAGCGTTTTAGGTATAAGTAAAAAAGCTTTTAAACAAACTATTGGTGTACTTTATAAAGAAAAAAAGATTATAATTAAAGAAAACGGAATTTATAAAGTGTAA
- a CDS encoding KTSC domain-containing protein — translation MKKKVFYILILFATIACNNKKECNELTGTYSTFTEARKDITKANYPIKKIQLTPESSWIKRIEFYSCNEEDGYLIIYTKRSEEYIHAHVPLTVWEELSTSTSKGSYYNSHIINRYPFNLNL, via the coding sequence ATGAAAAAAAAGGTGTTTTATATTTTAATTTTATTTGCTACTATTGCTTGTAACAATAAAAAGGAATGTAACGAACTTACTGGTACATACAGTACTTTTACCGAAGCACGTAAAGATATAACCAAAGCAAATTACCCCATAAAAAAAATACAGCTAACCCCAGAAAGTTCATGGATTAAACGTATTGAATTTTATAGTTGTAATGAAGAAGATGGATATTTAATTATTTATACCAAACGATCTGAAGAATACATTCATGCACATGTGCCCCTAACTGTTTGGGAAGAATTATCAACATCTACTTCAAAAGGTTCGTATTACAATTCACATATAATAAACCGTTATCCCTTTAATTTAAATCTATAA
- the pheT gene encoding phenylalanine--tRNA ligase subunit beta: MQISYNWLKQFIKLDINPEEAAEILTNLGLEVEGINTYESLKGGLKGVVVGHVLTCEQHPNADKLRITKVDLGNNEPPVQIVCGAPNVAAGQKVPVATIGTVLFDKEGNEFVIKKGKIRGEESFGMICAEDELGLGESHDGIMILDEKLTPGTPVAEVFEIYTDSVFEIGLTPNRADAMSHLGVARDLRAGLIQTKPNNNYSELITPSVSKFKVEKRTLKYDLIVEDTKLAPRYAGVTISEIDVKPSPAWLQNALKAIGITPKNNIVDATNYVLHELGQPLHAFDASRIKGNKIIVKNAEAGTKFVTLDGVERILHEDDIVICDEHQPLCLAGVLGGLHSGVTEHTTSIFLESAYFNPVSIRKTAKRHGISTDASFRFERGIDPNITNYALKHAAILIADLANGEITSDIIDLYPKKIEDFTVFLNYNNVNKILGENIPNEIIKKILVSLDIKVTNITDKGLGLSIPAYRVDVQREIDVIEEILRVYGFNNIKVGSKINATIAYGSKIDDHKVQNIVANQLVGQGFYETMSNSLTTATYNDFISEQNRNQQITIVNPLSTDLSVMRQSLLFGGLEAIAYNINRKNSDLKFFEFGKTYAKPLSGYEEYKHLSLLITGNVSTNSWNVTNTPTDFFLLKGYVDALLERIGIKNVTTKPTENEHLAEGIAYYYGDRKIVSFGTVKKNILKHFDIKQEVFYADFIWNTILNIVSSKIKFAEISKYPIVKRDLALLVKDEVSFADIYKTVKLADKNLILDISLFDVYQGEKLPEGTKSYAISMKIQDKDKTLTDNEIDKLMQKVQKQLTSEVGAELR, encoded by the coding sequence ATGCAAATATCATATAACTGGTTAAAACAATTTATTAAGTTAGACATTAATCCTGAAGAGGCTGCCGAAATTCTTACAAATTTAGGACTTGAGGTAGAAGGTATTAATACTTACGAAAGTTTAAAAGGTGGCCTTAAAGGCGTAGTAGTTGGGCATGTGTTAACATGTGAACAACACCCAAATGCAGATAAATTACGTATTACAAAAGTAGATTTAGGCAATAACGAACCACCAGTGCAAATAGTTTGTGGAGCACCAAACGTAGCTGCAGGGCAAAAAGTACCTGTTGCAACAATTGGTACTGTTTTATTTGATAAAGAAGGAAACGAATTTGTTATAAAAAAAGGTAAAATTCGTGGAGAAGAAAGTTTTGGAATGATATGCGCCGAAGACGAATTAGGTTTAGGTGAAAGTCATGATGGAATTATGATTTTAGATGAAAAACTTACACCAGGTACACCCGTTGCTGAAGTTTTTGAAATTTATACCGATAGTGTATTTGAAATTGGTTTAACTCCAAATCGTGCTGATGCCATGAGCCATTTAGGTGTTGCTCGTGATTTGCGTGCTGGTTTAATACAAACCAAACCTAACAATAATTATTCTGAATTAATTACGCCAAGTGTAAGTAAATTTAAAGTTGAAAAACGTACTTTAAAATACGATCTTATTGTTGAAGATACTAAATTGGCACCACGTTATGCCGGAGTAACTATTTCTGAAATTGATGTAAAACCATCGCCAGCTTGGTTGCAAAACGCATTAAAAGCGATAGGTATTACACCAAAAAACAATATTGTTGATGCTACAAATTATGTATTACACGAATTAGGTCAACCTTTACATGCCTTTGATGCATCACGTATAAAAGGTAATAAAATTATTGTTAAAAATGCCGAAGCTGGTACCAAGTTTGTAACTTTAGATGGAGTTGAACGCATTTTACATGAAGACGATATTGTAATCTGTGACGAACACCAACCACTTTGTTTAGCAGGTGTTTTAGGTGGCTTACATTCTGGTGTTACTGAACATACAACTTCAATATTTTTAGAAAGTGCTTACTTTAACCCTGTTAGTATTCGAAAAACAGCAAAAAGACACGGTATTTCTACTGATGCATCTTTTAGATTTGAACGTGGTATTGATCCGAATATTACAAATTATGCTTTAAAACATGCCGCTATTTTAATTGCCGATTTAGCTAACGGTGAAATTACATCGGATATTATTGATTTGTATCCTAAAAAAATTGAAGATTTTACAGTTTTCTTAAATTACAACAACGTTAATAAAATTTTAGGCGAAAATATTCCTAATGAAATCATAAAGAAAATTTTAGTTTCGTTAGATATTAAAGTTACAAATATTACAGATAAAGGCTTAGGTCTTTCTATTCCTGCATATCGTGTTGATGTACAACGTGAAATAGATGTTATTGAAGAAATTTTACGCGTTTATGGTTTTAACAACATAAAAGTTGGCTCAAAAATAAATGCTACTATTGCATACGGATCAAAAATAGACGATCATAAAGTACAAAATATAGTTGCAAATCAATTAGTTGGTCAGGGTTTTTACGAAACCATGTCTAATTCACTAACAACTGCTACTTATAACGATTTTATATCAGAACAAAACCGTAACCAACAAATTACTATTGTAAATCCTTTAAGTACAGATTTATCGGTAATGCGCCAATCATTGCTTTTTGGCGGTTTAGAAGCAATTGCCTATAATATTAATCGTAAAAACAGTGATTTAAAGTTTTTTGAATTTGGTAAAACTTATGCAAAACCATTATCTGGTTATGAAGAATATAAACATTTATCTTTATTAATAACAGGTAACGTTAGTACAAATAGTTGGAATGTTACAAATACACCAACAGATTTCTTTTTATTAAAAGGTTATGTTGATGCTTTATTAGAACGTATTGGAATTAAAAACGTTACAACTAAACCAACTGAAAACGAACATTTAGCAGAAGGTATCGCTTATTATTACGGCGATAGAAAAATAGTATCTTTTGGAACGGTTAAGAAAAATATTTTAAAACATTTTGATATTAAACAAGAAGTTTTTTATGCAGATTTTATTTGGAATACCATATTAAACATAGTTTCAAGTAAAATTAAGTTTGCTGAAATATCAAAATACCCAATTGTAAAACGCGATTTAGCTTTACTTGTAAAAGATGAAGTATCGTTTGCGGATATTTATAAAACGGTAAAATTGGCCGATAAAAATTTAATTTTAGATATTTCTTTATTTGATGTTTATCAAGGTGAAAAATTACCTGAAGGAACAAAATCTTACGCAATAAGCATGAAAATTCAGGATAAGGATAAAACCCTAACCGATAATGAAATTGATAAATTAATGCAAAAAGTTCAAAAGCAATTAACAAGTGAAGTTGGTGCTGAATTGAGATAA
- a CDS encoding thiol-disulfide oxidoreductase DCC family protein — MEKIPDGKQLILFDGVCNFCDNTVQKIIKADKKNVFVFASLQSNFGKEILNYIGIHPKTDSIILYEPGVAYFTESNAAIEIAKQLNGFYPLLQIVQIVPLAIRNKIYQYFAKNRYKWFGKKQNCSIPDSFTKEKFLQ, encoded by the coding sequence ATTGAAAAAATTCCTGACGGAAAACAACTGATACTATTTGATGGAGTTTGTAATTTTTGCGACAATACTGTTCAAAAAATTATCAAAGCCGATAAAAAAAACGTTTTTGTTTTTGCAAGTTTACAATCAAATTTTGGAAAAGAAATATTAAATTACATTGGTATTCACCCAAAAACCGATTCCATAATTTTATATGAACCAGGTGTTGCTTATTTTACAGAAAGCAATGCAGCTATAGAAATAGCGAAACAACTTAACGGTTTTTATCCGTTATTACAAATTGTTCAAATTGTTCCTTTAGCTATTCGAAACAAAATTTACCAATACTTTGCAAAAAATAGATATAAATGGTTTGGAAAAAAACAAAACTGTAGTATACCTGATTCATTTACAAAAGAAAAATTTTTACAATAA
- a CDS encoding endonuclease MutS2 codes for MKLISQKTLQDLEFSTILEQISALCTTEIGKEIALEITPIANKEDLLQQLKQTSEYVSSFSNQNAIPSHYFDSIGFELKMLRIEDSFLEAFAFKKIASLVQTTNELILFLKKFQDYYDALYQATFITQPNKIILQKIEQVLDKYGEIKDTASVDLKAIRQNILIIRGKINQSFGFALQQYNSSGYLDDIKESIVENRRVLAVLAMHRKKVKGSVLGQSKTGSIVYIEPESTFKFSRELSNLEYEEREEIMRILKTLTNEIRPFYSDLVTYQNLLSHIDIVAAKAKYAQKINGILPNITTEKKLYFREAFHPILLLNNKEKGKQTYPQTIELTNNERIIVISGPNAGGKSITLKTIGLLQLMLQSGMLIPVHERSETFLFDRILTDIGDNQSIENHLSTYSYRLKNMNYFLKKCNDKTLFLIDEFGTGSDPELGGALAEVFLEEFYHREAFGIITTHYSNLKILANELPHATNANMMFDEKSLEPMYKLSLGQAGSSFTFEVAQKNGIPYGLINRAKKKVETDKVRFDKTIANLQKERSKLEKTSENLREEEKRAREESNKLSTINTKIQDKLERYQELYDTNQRFIYLGQRFDDLSEKYFNNKDKKLLIGELLKTVEIENSKRKKITLKEKKVKQQEEQKVIKEVEEKLEKIRQEKKEKKVKEQQIQQANKTNFVLKVGDRVRMTDGKAVGTIDVIEKNKATVNYGFFTSKVALEQLEMVERKK; via the coding sequence ATGAAATTAATCTCTCAAAAAACATTACAAGATTTAGAATTTAGCACCATATTAGAACAAATAAGTGCGTTATGTACTACCGAGATAGGTAAAGAAATTGCATTAGAAATTACACCAATTGCTAATAAAGAAGATTTGTTACAGCAATTAAAACAAACATCGGAATATGTTTCATCTTTTAGCAATCAAAACGCTATACCTTCGCATTACTTTGATTCTATTGGTTTTGAACTAAAAATGCTACGCATTGAAGACAGTTTTTTAGAAGCATTTGCTTTTAAAAAAATTGCTAGTTTAGTTCAAACAACAAATGAATTAATTTTGTTTTTAAAGAAATTTCAAGATTATTACGATGCATTGTATCAAGCAACCTTTATTACACAACCCAATAAAATAATTTTGCAAAAAATTGAGCAGGTACTTGATAAATATGGCGAAATTAAAGATACAGCATCGGTTGATTTAAAAGCAATTAGACAAAATATTTTAATTATTCGCGGTAAAATAAATCAAAGTTTTGGCTTTGCATTACAACAATACAACTCGTCAGGTTATTTAGATGACATAAAAGAATCTATAGTAGAAAACCGTAGAGTTTTGGCTGTTTTAGCAATGCATCGCAAAAAAGTAAAAGGTTCGGTTTTAGGGCAATCAAAAACAGGAAGCATAGTTTATATTGAACCAGAAAGCACTTTTAAATTTTCGCGTGAATTAAGCAATTTAGAATACGAAGAACGTGAAGAAATAATGCGTATTTTAAAAACATTAACTAATGAAATTCGTCCGTTTTATAGTGATTTAGTTACATATCAAAACCTATTATCACATATCGATATTGTTGCAGCTAAGGCTAAATATGCGCAAAAGATTAATGGAATATTACCAAATATTACAACTGAAAAAAAATTATATTTTCGTGAAGCTTTTCATCCTATTCTACTTTTAAACAATAAGGAAAAGGGAAAGCAAACGTATCCGCAAACTATTGAGTTAACAAATAACGAACGAATAATTGTAATTTCGGGACCAAATGCTGGAGGAAAATCTATTACATTAAAAACCATAGGTTTATTACAATTAATGTTGCAAAGCGGTATGTTAATTCCGGTACACGAACGTAGCGAAACTTTTTTATTTGACAGGATTTTAACCGATATTGGTGATAATCAATCAATTGAAAACCATTTAAGCACTTACAGTTACAGGTTAAAAAACATGAATTATTTTTTAAAAAAATGTAACGACAAAACTCTATTTTTAATTGATGAATTTGGAACAGGATCAGATCCAGAGTTAGGTGGTGCTTTAGCCGAAGTTTTTTTAGAAGAATTTTACCACAGAGAAGCTTTTGGTATTATTACCACACATTACAGCAACCTTAAAATTTTAGCTAACGAATTGCCACACGCAACAAATGCAAACATGATGTTTGATGAAAAATCGTTAGAACCAATGTATAAATTAAGCTTAGGGCAAGCTGGTAGTTCGTTTACTTTTGAAGTTGCACAGAAAAACGGTATTCCGTATGGATTAATAAATAGAGCAAAAAAGAAAGTAGAAACAGATAAAGTCCGTTTTGACAAAACCATTGCTAACCTTCAGAAAGAAAGATCTAAACTAGAAAAAACATCAGAAAATTTACGTGAAGAAGAAAAACGTGCCCGTGAAGAAAGTAATAAATTATCAACTATTAATACAAAAATTCAAGATAAATTAGAACGTTATCAAGAACTGTATGATACCAACCAACGCTTTATTTATTTAGGACAACGTTTTGACGATTTATCTGAAAAATATTTCAACAATAAAGATAAAAAACTATTAATTGGTGAATTGCTAAAAACAGTTGAAATAGAAAATTCAAAACGTAAAAAAATTACTTTAAAAGAAAAAAAGGTAAAACAACAAGAAGAGCAAAAAGTAATTAAAGAAGTTGAAGAAAAACTAGAGAAAATTCGTCAAGAGAAGAAAGAAAAAAAGGTAAAAGAACAACAAATACAACAAGCCAACAAAACAAATTTTGTATTGAAAGTGGGCGATCGTGTGCGAATGACCGATGGAAAAGCAGTTGGAACAATTGATGTAATAGAAAAAAATAAAGCAACAGTAAATTATGGTTTTTTTACATCGAAAGTAGCTTTAGAACAATTAGAAATGGTAGAACGAAAAAAATAA
- the ung gene encoding uracil-DNA glycosylase has product MNSWNEFIKQESQKEYFIKLMEFVDKEYINTAIYPPKEQIFNAFTFCPLDKVKVVILGQDPYHGFGQAHGLSFSVNKGVTIPPSLRNIYKELQTDVFFNIPNHGNLTEWAQQGVLLLNDVLTVKESKPGSHQKIGWEQFTEQIILHLSEQKEDIVFMLWGNYAQKKGKKINVNKHLVLTSGHPSPMSANQGKWFNNKHFSQANTFLTNKGKQPINWQLST; this is encoded by the coding sequence ATGAATAGTTGGAACGAATTTATTAAGCAAGAATCGCAAAAGGAATATTTTATTAAATTAATGGAATTTGTTGATAAAGAATATATTAATACAGCAATTTATCCACCTAAAGAACAAATTTTTAATGCCTTTACGTTTTGCCCGTTAGATAAAGTTAAAGTAGTTATTTTGGGACAAGATCCTTATCACGGTTTTGGCCAGGCTCACGGTTTAAGTTTTTCTGTAAATAAAGGGGTGACTATACCGCCATCGTTGAGAAATATTTATAAAGAATTACAAACTGATGTTTTTTTTAACATACCAAACCATGGCAATTTAACTGAATGGGCACAACAAGGTGTTTTACTTTTAAATGATGTGCTAACTGTTAAAGAATCTAAACCAGGCAGTCATCAAAAAATAGGCTGGGAGCAATTTACAGAACAAATAATTTTGCATCTATCAGAACAAAAAGAGGATATTGTTTTTATGCTTTGGGGTAATTATGCACAAAAAAAGGGTAAAAAAATTAATGTAAATAAGCATTTAGTACTAACCAGCGGACATCCATCGCCTATGAGTGCAAATCAAGGAAAATGGTTTAACAACAAGCATTTTTCTCAAGCTAATACTTTTTTAACAAATAAAGGTAAACAACCAATAAATTGGCAGTTAAGCACTTAA
- the aroC gene encoding chorismate synthase: MAGNTFGTQFKLTTFGESHGEAIGGIIDGCPSNIVLDLDFIQLELNRRKPGQSKLVTQRNEADEVQFLSGIFDGKTLGTPIAFQIKNNNSKSGDYDQLKDAYRPSHADFVYEQKYKHRDYRGGGRSSARETAARVVGGAVAKQIIKPVNITAYVSAVGSVFTTKNYNELDLNLTETNAVRCPDLVAANLMERLILETKKKGDTVGGVITCVIKNVPIGLGDPVFDKLEANLAKAMLSINACKGFSLGSGFDGAKMYGSQHNDYFNENGTTKTNFSGGIQGGISNGMDIYFQVAFKPVATLLQPQEMLTKTGTLETIKGKGRHDACVVPRAVPIVEAMAALVLADFMV, encoded by the coding sequence ATGGCAGGAAATACTTTTGGTACCCAATTTAAATTAACCACTTTTGGCGAATCTCATGGCGAAGCTATAGGTGGTATTATAGACGGATGTCCTTCTAATATAGTGTTAGATTTAGATTTTATTCAACTTGAATTGAATAGAAGAAAACCAGGACAATCAAAATTGGTTACTCAAAGAAACGAAGCCGATGAAGTACAATTTTTATCAGGAATTTTTGATGGTAAAACATTAGGTACACCCATTGCTTTTCAAATCAAAAACAACAATTCAAAATCGGGCGATTATGATCAATTAAAAGATGCTTATAGGCCTAGTCATGCTGATTTTGTATATGAACAAAAATACAAACATCGCGATTATAGGGGGGGGGGCAGAAGTTCGGCTCGCGAAACTGCTGCACGCGTAGTTGGTGGTGCTGTTGCTAAACAAATTATAAAACCTGTAAATATAACAGCTTACGTTTCTGCTGTAGGTTCTGTTTTTACGACTAAAAATTATAATGAATTAGATTTAAATCTTACGGAAACAAACGCTGTTCGGTGTCCTGATTTGGTTGCGGCCAATTTAATGGAACGACTTATCTTAGAAACAAAGAAAAAAGGAGATACTGTTGGTGGAGTAATTACTTGTGTAATTAAAAATGTACCTATTGGTTTAGGTGATCCAGTTTTTGATAAACTAGAAGCCAATTTAGCTAAAGCAATGCTATCGATAAATGCCTGTAAAGGTTTTAGTTTGGGGAGTGGTTTTGATGGTGCAAAAATGTACGGTTCACAACACAATGATTATTTTAACGAAAACGGAACTACAAAAACTAATTTTTCGGGAGGTATTCAGGGTGGAATTAGTAATGGTATGGATATTTATTTTCAGGTTGCTTTTAAACCCGTTGCTACTTTGTTGCAACCGCAAGAAATGCTAACTAAAACCGGAACACTTGAAACTATAAAAGGTAAAGGTAGGCACGATGCTTGTGTTGTACCACGTGCAGTACCTATTGTTGAAGCTATGGCAGCATTGGTTTTAGCCGATTTTATGGTTTAA
- a CDS encoding thiamine diphosphokinase has product MSSHHIVRDDQEPALIIANGEACSMELLNQLLEWNPLVIVLDSAIERVLELGIKVDVLIGDFDRNFDYNYYKNSQFPIEIIKLEDQNTYDIDKAINFLINRKIPAANIVWATGKRMDHTMTNITNLVKYQDFIKLVLIDDYSKIYPLKNTFIKWYPKQTILSLLPVGTVDGVTTKNLKYELQNETLILGFKPGTSNEVLNDGLVEIAYKTGHLILMECND; this is encoded by the coding sequence ATGTCTTCACATCATATTGTACGCGACGATCAAGAGCCAGCATTAATTATAGCTAATGGCGAAGCTTGTTCAATGGAATTACTTAATCAATTGTTAGAATGGAATCCGTTAGTAATTGTTTTAGACAGTGCCATTGAAAGGGTTTTAGAACTAGGAATAAAAGTTGATGTACTGATTGGTGATTTTGACCGTAATTTTGATTATAACTATTATAAAAATAGTCAATTTCCTATTGAAATTATTAAATTAGAAGATCAAAATACGTATGATATAGATAAAGCGATAAATTTTTTAATAAATAGAAAAATACCCGCGGCAAACATTGTTTGGGCAACTGGTAAGCGCATGGACCATACAATGACCAATATTACAAATTTGGTAAAGTATCAAGATTTTATAAAACTAGTACTTATTGATGATTATTCTAAAATTTATCCTTTGAAGAATACTTTTATAAAATGGTATCCTAAACAAACTATTTTATCTTTATTACCCGTTGGAACTGTAGATGGAGTGACTACAAAAAATTTAAAATACGAACTGCAAAACGAAACGTTAATATTAGGATTTAAACCAGGTACCAGTAATGAAGTTTTGAACGATGGATTAGTTGAAATAGCCTATAAAACAGGCCATTTAATACTTATGGAATGTAACGATTAA
- a CDS encoding rhodanese-like domain-containing protein, with protein MDLQQEQWWKNFNEDTNAVLLDVRTNDEVSEGAIPGAIHHDFYQGQEFLTALEGLDKSKNYYVYCRSGNRSGQTCMLMSQLGFENTFNLIGGMNEWEGPTI; from the coding sequence ATGGATTTACAACAAGAACAATGGTGGAAAAATTTTAACGAAGATACCAATGCCGTTTTATTAGATGTACGTACTAATGATGAAGTAAGTGAAGGTGCTATTCCTGGTGCAATTCATCACGATTTTTATCAAGGGCAAGAATTTTTAACTGCGTTAGAAGGTTTAGATAAATCAAAAAATTATTATGTATATTGTCGTTCTGGAAACCGCAGTGGGCAAACTTGTATGTTAATGAGTCAATTAGGGTTTGAAAACACTTTTAACTTAATTGGTGGTATGAACGAATGGGAAGGACCAACTATATAA
- a CDS encoding DedA family protein, with the protein MELIDFILHIDQHLQVFLQDYGMWVYAILFLIIFIETGLVVMPFLPGDSLLFATGMLAAQFPESLNVWYVMLLLFVAAVLGDTLNYTIGKEIGMRIVNFKILGKQPVKEEHIHKTHNFYEKYGSKTIVIARFVPIIRTLAPFVAGIGRMNYATFLTFNVVGGFIWVFGITLCGYFLGNIPIIKDNFSKVVLLIIFISILPIIFSIIKEKLNTKNKTLS; encoded by the coding sequence ATGGAACTTATAGATTTTATTTTACATATCGATCAACATTTACAAGTGTTTTTACAAGATTATGGTATGTGGGTTTATGCCATATTATTCTTAATTATTTTTATAGAAACTGGATTAGTTGTAATGCCTTTTTTACCTGGCGATTCGTTGCTTTTTGCAACAGGTATGTTAGCAGCCCAATTTCCAGAAAGTTTAAATGTTTGGTATGTAATGCTATTGCTGTTTGTAGCTGCTGTTTTGGGCGATACTTTAAATTATACCATTGGTAAAGAAATAGGTATGCGCATTGTTAACTTTAAAATTTTAGGAAAGCAACCTGTTAAAGAAGAACATATTCATAAAACGCATAATTTTTATGAAAAATACGGTAGTAAAACCATAGTAATAGCCCGTTTTGTACCTATTATTCGTACTTTGGCGCCTTTTGTGGCAGGTATAGGCCGAATGAATTATGCTACATTTTTAACCTTTAATGTAGTAGGTGGATTTATTTGGGTTTTTGGTATTACGTTATGTGGTTATTTTTTAGGTAATATACCAATTATTAAAGATAACTTTTCAAAAGTGGTATTGTTAATCATTTTTATATCTATTTTGCCAATTATATTTTCAATAATAAAAGAAAAACTAAATACTAAAAATAAAACGCTTTCATAA
- a CDS encoding DUF2490 domain-containing protein, whose amino-acid sequence MKKTLFLFLFILMSVLGMGQNSFKKDPKLGAWFMYFGNAKVENTKWNFNYDVQYRNHEVLTDLNQLLIRGTIQYHLFENLTLGTGYAFITTEQFEKPDLPVIENRIFQDAILQQKVEKTSIRHRFRFEQRFVENQDFKTRLRYQLAIDTPLYQNHDKNTSLYASFYNEVFINSDKTTRKINPFDRDRLYLGVGYKFNKNTAFQFGWMNQMMQKKSYQQLMFSLHHNVKL is encoded by the coding sequence ATGAAAAAAACACTCTTTTTATTCTTATTTATCTTGATGTCGGTATTAGGAATGGGTCAAAATTCATTTAAAAAAGATCCAAAATTAGGTGCTTGGTTTATGTATTTTGGAAACGCAAAAGTTGAAAACACAAAATGGAATTTTAATTACGATGTACAGTACCGAAATCATGAAGTTTTAACTGATTTAAATCAATTATTAATACGCGGAACTATTCAATATCACTTATTTGAAAATCTAACTTTAGGAACGGGTTACGCTTTTATTACCACTGAACAATTTGAAAAACCTGATTTACCAGTTATTGAAAACCGAATTTTTCAAGATGCTATTTTGCAACAAAAGGTGGAAAAAACTTCTATACGTCATCGTTTTCGTTTTGAACAGCGTTTTGTAGAAAATCAAGATTTTAAAACTCGTTTAAGGTATCAATTAGCTATAGATACACCTTTGTATCAAAACCATGATAAAAACACAAGTTTGTACGCAAGTTTTTATAATGAAGTATTTATAAATTCAGACAAAACTACAAGAAAAATAAATCCTTTTGATAGAGATCGTTTGTATTTAGGTGTGGGATATAAATTTAATAAAAATACAGCTTTTCAATTTGGTTGGATGAACCAAATGATGCAGAAAAAATCATATCAACAATTAATGTTTTCTTTGCATCACAATGTAAAATTATAA